In one window of Solanum pennellii chromosome 2, SPENNV200 DNA:
- the LOC107009959 gene encoding pectinesterase-like: MTLGLLALLSTLFWGLESQSPPSPPPLPLPLPPPPSSPSMIFDAIVALDGSGNFMSISEALQAAPNNSDRRYTIQIKEGIYNEYVFVHKNKTNINFIGEGMDRTIISGCKSNGTGFKTNETATVDIHGHGFVAQDITIQNTAGASMHQAVATSISADNVAFYRCKFDGYQDTLYVKKGVQFFRDCEVYGTVDFIFGNAKVILQNCSIYVRKPEDNQNEVTIIAQGRKRKHEDTAIVLQGCTINVTQEVREQEPKVRVFLGRPWKNHSRAIVMSSYLDDYIDPEGWVEWNGNTEDIYFGEYNNRGPGANMDRRVKWEKILSEYDVTNFTVRNFLHGNEWIPYEIPMALDLL, from the exons ATGACACTTGGTTTACTAGCTTTATTATCAACACTATTTTGGGGTTTAGAGAGCCAAtctcctccttctcctcctcctcttcctcttcctcttcctcctccACCTTCGTCGCCGTCGATGATTTTCGATGCTATAGTTGCTCTAGATGGAAGTGGAAATTTCATGTCCATATCAGAAGCATTGCAAGCTGCTCCAAATAACAGTGATAGGCGATACACCATACAGATTAAAGAAGGGATAtataatgaatatgtttttgttcataaaaataagacaaatataAACTTTATTGGTGAAGGAATGGACCGTACCATTATTAGTGGATGTAAAAGCAATGGCACAGGATTCAAAACAAATGAGACTGCTACGGTAG ATATACATGGCCATGGATTCGTAGCACAAGACATTACAATTCAAAATACTGCTGGAGCATCGATGCATCAAGCTGTCGCGACGAGTATTTCAGCTGATAACGTTGCGTTTTATCGATGCAAGTTCGATGGTTATCAAGATACACTTTACGTAAAAAAAGGTGTACAATTTTTCAGAGATTGTGAAGTGTATGGTACGGTGGACTTTATATTTGGTAATGCAAAAGTCATTCTTCAAAATTGTAGTATATATGTTAGAAAACCTGAAGATAATCAAAATGAAGTGACAATAATTGCCCAAGGAAGAAAACGTAAACATGAAGATACTGCTATTGTCCTTCAAGGTTGCACGATAAATGTGACACAAGAGGTGCGCGAGCAAGAACCTAAG GTACGGGTGTTCCTAGGAAGGCCTTGGAAGAATCACTCGCGAGCGATCGTGATGTCGAGTTACCTAGATGATTACATTGATCCAGAAGGTTGGGTTGAATGGAATGGGAATACAGAAGATATATATTTTGGTGAGTATAATAACAGAGGACCAGGAGCTAATATGGATAGAAGAGTGAAATGGGAAAAAATACTTTCAGAGTATGATGTTACTAATTTTACTGTTCGAAATTTTCTACATGGAAATGAATGGATCCCCTATGAAATCCCAATGGCACTTGATctactttaa
- the LOC107010724 gene encoding chaperone protein dnaJ 11, chloroplastic-like produces MISTSFHQSPLPTPANPFTSGGNSMLSKSCVRFHQSGSFSVAATSYSTSMATCVPVYVSPASFYEILGIPISATIEEIKAAYRRLVRVYHPDVAAIDQKDSFADEFMKIRAAYCTLSDPNKRAQYDRSLYPRRRTGNLYSAAYTRRNWETDQCW; encoded by the coding sequence ATGATTTCTACCTCTTTCCATCAATCTCCACTGCCGACGCCGGCCAATCCGTTTACCTCCGGCGGCAACTCTATGCTATCAAAGTCGTGTGTCAGATTCCATCAATCTGGTTCCTTCTCCGTTGCTGCGACCAGCTACAGCACTTCAATGGCCACCTGCGTCCCAGTTTATGTTTCTCCTGCTTCGTTTTACGAAATTCTCGGAATTCCGATCAGCGCAACAATCGAGGAGATCAAGGCTGCGTACCGGAGATTGGTTAGAGTTTACCATCCTGATGTGGCTGCAATTGATCAGAAGGACTCCTTTGCGGATGAGTTCATGAAGATTCGTGCTGCTTACTGCACTCTCTCCGATCCCAATAAACGCGCCCAATATGACCGGTCACTTTACCCAAGGCGCCGGACCGGTAATTTGTATTCTGCAGCCTATACTCGCCGGAACTGGGAGACAGATCAGTGCTGGTAG
- the LOC107011801 gene encoding uncharacterized protein LOC107011801, producing the protein METPLIAIKESEKKEMAKKSALFDITNGSPIVGLATGVLKTPSSAVSRRKCSTPGSGEALLRGQVKNLLQMVEEEAQISWGETTNIFHVAPTPANTPLMDLLSTNQLLPPVTASPVEDKFVISQILNKIVYEGKKKQESVESEMSVTRSLLLDFCDKSESSVGFFIHQEDDEEEKEIDELCEAISSMSVKVGGQKFAGKKTKCVYNSDDEFVGVEDESAASPERID; encoded by the exons ATGGAGACTCCACTTATTGCAATTAAAGAATCTGAAAAGAAGGAAATGGCGAAGAAATCAGCTCTTTTTGATATTACAAATGGTTCACCAATTGTTGGCCTTGCTACAGGGGTTTTGAAAACCCCATCATCTGCCGTGTCTAGGAGAAAATGTTCTACACCTGGTTCAGGGGAAGCATTGTTAAGAGGTCAAGTGAAGAATTTATTGCAAATGGTTGAAGAAGAAGCTCAAATCTCATGGGGGGAAACGACTAATATCTTTCATGTTGCCCCAACTCCAGCAAATACTCCTCTCATGGATCTCCTCTCTACCAATCAATTGCTGCCACCTGTCACCGCATCCCCAGTGGAAGACAAGTTTGTCATATCTCAG ATATTGAATAAGATTGTGTATGAggggaagaagaagcaagagaGTGTTGAAAGTGAGATGAGTGTTACAAGATCTCTACTGCTGGATTTTTGTGACAAGTCAGAATCATCGGTTGGTTTCTTCATACACCAAGAAGACgacgaagaagaaaaagaaattgatgaacTATGTGAAGCAATAAGCAGTATGAGTGTTAAGGTAGGAGGACAGAAATTTGCTGGCAAAAAAACCAAGTGTGTGTACAATAGTGACGATGAATTTGTAGGAGTTGAGGATGAATCTGCAGCTTCACCAGAAAGGATTGACTAA
- the LOC107011800 gene encoding RNA demethylase ALKBH9B-like isoform X1, whose product MLDHHHRSSTTDRFLLDYNADELRIAGEFLANWFPFLSRDFCSSCTHTLSHRIRSLGRREAVGDAEQLKQQENFVVLTPELPDSNACNGNHDNCYSNSLGSWQDCAVLNGSADTNSLGSWKDGAVVQEPFDDALTCRNKSNSYVGGRSLGSLKGYADLNDTADTNSLGSWKDGADVQEPFDEALAPRNKSDNNVGGAVHPLGSWKDYADLNDTADTNSLGSWKDGADVQEPFDEALAHRNKSDSYIGVADRPLGSWKDCADLNDNVDTNSLGSWKDSADVQEPFEAALAPRIKPDNYLGGAGHSSRPVKEASRSKTFRSSRPTAIWRMKMPLADELDAVEISESSICSSQLRNGNGTNKEETSVQGAKPKMELSMEQREHIRFCNVKRKKDFICLERVNGKIVNILDGLELHTGVFSMAEQNRIVKFVEKLEEMGKSGQLKERTYTAPQKWMRGKGRVTIQFGCCYNYATDKKGNSPGILKSETVDPLPDLLKSMVRRLVRWHVLPPDCVPDSCIVNIYDVGDCIPPHIDSHDFVRPFCTVSFLSECNVVFGSNLKTVGPGDFAGAIAIPLPMGSVLVLNGNGADVAKHCVPAVPTKRISITFRRMNESRRPIGCAPEQDLLGLQPLSHEADRYEKSKTYKPWHSKQLRQGPENSWEDEKRIRK is encoded by the exons AAGCTGTTGGTGATGCAGAACAACTGAAGCAACAAGAGAATTTCGTAGTTTTGACTCCAGAACTTCCTGATTCTAATGCCTGTAATGGTAATCATGACAATTGTTACAGCAATTCACTTGGGAGTTGGCAAGATTGTGCTGTCTTAAATGGTTCTGCAGATACAAACTCATTAGGTAGTTGGAAAGACGGTGCAGTTGTGCAAGAGCCTTTTGATGATGCATTGACATGCAGGAACAAATCAAATAGTTATGTAGGTGGTCGATCACTTGGGAGTTTGAAAGGTTATGCTGACTTAAACGATACTGCAGATACAAACTCATTGGGTAGTTGGAAAGACGGTGCAGATGTGCAAGAGCCTTTTGATGAGGCATTGGCGCCCAGGAACAAATCAGATAACAATGTAGGTGGTGCAGTTCACCCACTTGGGAGTTGGAAAGATTATGCTGACTTAAATGATACTGCAGATACAAACTCATTGGGTAGTTGGAAAGATGGTGCGGATGTGCAAGAGCCTTTTGATGAGGCATTAGCGCACAGGAACAAATCAGATAGTTATATAGGTGTTGCAGATCGCCCACTTGGGAGTTGGAAAGATTGTGCCGACTTAAATGATAATGTAGATACAAACTCATTGGGTAGTTGGAAAGACAGTGCAGATGTGCAAGAGCCTTTTGAGGCTGCATTGGCGCCCAGGATAAAACCAGATAATTATTTAGGTGGTGCAGGTCACTCATCAAGACCTGTTAAAGAGGCATCGAGAAGTAAAACTTTCCGTTCATCGAGACCTACAGCAATCTGGAGGATGAAAATGCCATTGGCAGATGAGCTTGATGCTGTAGAGATTAGTGAGTCAAGTATCTGTAGTAGCCAGTTACGTAATGGAAATGGTACGAACAAAGAGGAAACTTCTGTACAGGGGGCTAAGCCAAAAATGGAGTTGTCTATGGAGCAGAGAGAGCACATTCGGTTTTGTAATGTAAAGAGGAAAAAGGACTTCATTTGTTTGGAGAGGGTTAATGGGAAGATTGTGAATATACTTGATGGCTTGGAGCTACATACTGGTGTCTTCAGCATGGCTGAGCAAAATAGGATAGTTAAATTTGTGGAGAAACTTGAGGAGATGGGGAAGAGTGGACAGTTAAAAG AGCGAACTTATACAGCGCCACAGAAATGGATGAGGGGCAAGGGACGTGTGACAATCCAATTTGGTTGTTGTTACAACTATGCTACA GACAAAAAAGGCAACTCCCCAGGGATTCTCAAGAGTGAAACTGTTGACCCGTTGCCTGATCTTCTTAAGAGCATGGTTAGAAGGCTTGTAAGATGGCATGTATTGCCTCCAGATTGTGTTCCAGACAGCTGTATCGTCAATATTTATGATGTGGGAGATTGCATACCACCTCATATTGACAGTCATGATTTTGTTCGTCCATTTTGTACTGTTTCTTTCCTCAGCGAGTGCAATGTAGTGTTTGGATCAAACTTGAAAACTGTAGGTCCGGGTGACTTTGCTGGTGCAATTGCAATTCCCCTGCCAATGGG GTCTGTACTCGTCTTGAATGGGAATGGAGCTGATGTGGCTAAACATTGTGTGCCAGCTGTTCCTACCAAAAG AATATCAATTACGTTTAGGAGAATGAATGAATCTAGAAGACCAATTGGATGTGCTCCTGAACAGGATTTACTAGGTCTTCAGCCTTTATCCCATGAAGCAGATAgatatgaaaaatcaaaaacctATAAACCATGGCACTCAAAGCAGTTGAGACAAGGACCTGAAAACAGTTGGGAAGACGAGAAGAGAATAAGGAAATAA
- the LOC107011800 gene encoding RNA demethylase ALKBH9B-like isoform X2 — MTAEAVGDAEQLKQQENFVVLTPELPDSNACNGNHDNCYSNSLGSWQDCAVLNGSADTNSLGSWKDGAVVQEPFDDALTCRNKSNSYVGGRSLGSLKGYADLNDTADTNSLGSWKDGADVQEPFDEALAPRNKSDNNVGGAVHPLGSWKDYADLNDTADTNSLGSWKDGADVQEPFDEALAHRNKSDSYIGVADRPLGSWKDCADLNDNVDTNSLGSWKDSADVQEPFEAALAPRIKPDNYLGGAGHSSRPVKEASRSKTFRSSRPTAIWRMKMPLADELDAVEISESSICSSQLRNGNGTNKEETSVQGAKPKMELSMEQREHIRFCNVKRKKDFICLERVNGKIVNILDGLELHTGVFSMAEQNRIVKFVEKLEEMGKSGQLKERTYTAPQKWMRGKGRVTIQFGCCYNYATDKKGNSPGILKSETVDPLPDLLKSMVRRLVRWHVLPPDCVPDSCIVNIYDVGDCIPPHIDSHDFVRPFCTVSFLSECNVVFGSNLKTVGPGDFAGAIAIPLPMGSVLVLNGNGADVAKHCVPAVPTKRISITFRRMNESRRPIGCAPEQDLLGLQPLSHEADRYEKSKTYKPWHSKQLRQGPENSWEDEKRIRK, encoded by the exons ATGACTGCAGAAGCTGTTGGTGATGCAGAACAACTGAAGCAACAAGAGAATTTCGTAGTTTTGACTCCAGAACTTCCTGATTCTAATGCCTGTAATGGTAATCATGACAATTGTTACAGCAATTCACTTGGGAGTTGGCAAGATTGTGCTGTCTTAAATGGTTCTGCAGATACAAACTCATTAGGTAGTTGGAAAGACGGTGCAGTTGTGCAAGAGCCTTTTGATGATGCATTGACATGCAGGAACAAATCAAATAGTTATGTAGGTGGTCGATCACTTGGGAGTTTGAAAGGTTATGCTGACTTAAACGATACTGCAGATACAAACTCATTGGGTAGTTGGAAAGACGGTGCAGATGTGCAAGAGCCTTTTGATGAGGCATTGGCGCCCAGGAACAAATCAGATAACAATGTAGGTGGTGCAGTTCACCCACTTGGGAGTTGGAAAGATTATGCTGACTTAAATGATACTGCAGATACAAACTCATTGGGTAGTTGGAAAGATGGTGCGGATGTGCAAGAGCCTTTTGATGAGGCATTAGCGCACAGGAACAAATCAGATAGTTATATAGGTGTTGCAGATCGCCCACTTGGGAGTTGGAAAGATTGTGCCGACTTAAATGATAATGTAGATACAAACTCATTGGGTAGTTGGAAAGACAGTGCAGATGTGCAAGAGCCTTTTGAGGCTGCATTGGCGCCCAGGATAAAACCAGATAATTATTTAGGTGGTGCAGGTCACTCATCAAGACCTGTTAAAGAGGCATCGAGAAGTAAAACTTTCCGTTCATCGAGACCTACAGCAATCTGGAGGATGAAAATGCCATTGGCAGATGAGCTTGATGCTGTAGAGATTAGTGAGTCAAGTATCTGTAGTAGCCAGTTACGTAATGGAAATGGTACGAACAAAGAGGAAACTTCTGTACAGGGGGCTAAGCCAAAAATGGAGTTGTCTATGGAGCAGAGAGAGCACATTCGGTTTTGTAATGTAAAGAGGAAAAAGGACTTCATTTGTTTGGAGAGGGTTAATGGGAAGATTGTGAATATACTTGATGGCTTGGAGCTACATACTGGTGTCTTCAGCATGGCTGAGCAAAATAGGATAGTTAAATTTGTGGAGAAACTTGAGGAGATGGGGAAGAGTGGACAGTTAAAAG AGCGAACTTATACAGCGCCACAGAAATGGATGAGGGGCAAGGGACGTGTGACAATCCAATTTGGTTGTTGTTACAACTATGCTACA GACAAAAAAGGCAACTCCCCAGGGATTCTCAAGAGTGAAACTGTTGACCCGTTGCCTGATCTTCTTAAGAGCATGGTTAGAAGGCTTGTAAGATGGCATGTATTGCCTCCAGATTGTGTTCCAGACAGCTGTATCGTCAATATTTATGATGTGGGAGATTGCATACCACCTCATATTGACAGTCATGATTTTGTTCGTCCATTTTGTACTGTTTCTTTCCTCAGCGAGTGCAATGTAGTGTTTGGATCAAACTTGAAAACTGTAGGTCCGGGTGACTTTGCTGGTGCAATTGCAATTCCCCTGCCAATGGG GTCTGTACTCGTCTTGAATGGGAATGGAGCTGATGTGGCTAAACATTGTGTGCCAGCTGTTCCTACCAAAAG AATATCAATTACGTTTAGGAGAATGAATGAATCTAGAAGACCAATTGGATGTGCTCCTGAACAGGATTTACTAGGTCTTCAGCCTTTATCCCATGAAGCAGATAgatatgaaaaatcaaaaacctATAAACCATGGCACTCAAAGCAGTTGAGACAAGGACCTGAAAACAGTTGGGAAGACGAGAAGAGAATAAGGAAATAA